The Bradysia coprophila strain Holo2 chromosome IV, BU_Bcop_v1, whole genome shotgun sequence genome includes a region encoding these proteins:
- the LOC119066150 gene encoding UDP-glycosyltransferase UGT5-like gives MVTHLKLMVVLLLLIHGIPANGYRILGIFIHIGGSHFHTFYPIMNGLAQNGNDVTVLSYFPVTDSHANYKQFIFDGIPVINSSINLNELPPPSRSMYTLIHEFYELAAEGDLVCQAALNSSLIDDILRVHQNNPFDLVVTEIFNTECMLGVIHKMNVPYVGLTSCGLFPYHFDRVAMPDTPSYITSIYVGSSDEMNFYERLLNWMSMKVFKLMYRMVEEQDNRLLKAKFGDGIPDVHDLAKNIQLLLTSQHFSMSGSRPLSPQVVEIGGIHIQPEKEIPSRFKSVLDNSPQGVILISWGSHLNASSMPASKLASIQSALKRLNYQVIWKWELDVMPRKPNNVLISRWLPQRDLLCHPNVRLFWSHGGNLGTTESVWCGVPALITPFYGDQFVNSAYLKKRGMADTLLYEDLDEPDRVYDALLKLLNPRYAERAKIVSSNLRNRPMTPSETAVWWIQYILANGSEFIKSPATDMSWFVYYSLDVVFVLSCIFVLAVYIIVLPLKVLIKRASRSKVDSKKKD, from the exons ATGGTTACACATCTGAAATTGATGGTCGTACTGCTACTGCTTATACATGGTATTCCAGCGAATGGCTATCGTATATTAGGCATTTTCATACATATTGGTGGCAGTCACTTCCACACATTTTATCCGATTATGAATGGTCTCGCCCAAAATGGGAACGATGTAACGGTTTTGTCGTATTTCCCAGTGACCGATTCACATGcaaattacaaacaatttataTTCGATGGGATTCCAGTGATAAACTCATCAATAAATCTGAATGAACTC CCACCACCATCTCGCTCGATGTACACACTCATTCATGAGTTCTACGAGTTAGCTGCTGAGGGAGATTTGGTGTGCCAGGCAGCGTTGAACTCATCTCTTATCGACGATATACTACGAGTTCATCAGAATAATCCGTTTGACTTGGTCGTAACGGAAATATTTAACACTGAGTGTATGTTGGGTGTTATCCATAAAATGAACGTTCCGTACGTGGGGTTAACGAGCTGTGGACTGTTTCCCTATCATTTTGATCGAGTCGCCATGCCGGATACTCCATCC TATATAACTTCGATCTACGTCGGTTCTTCCGATGAAATGAACTTTTATGAAAGGCTGTTGAATTGGATGTCAATGAAAGTATTTAAACTTATGTACCG AATGGTCGAAGAACAAGACAATCGACTATTGAAAGCCAAATTCGGCGATGGAATACCGGACGTTCATGATCTTGCCAAGAACATACAACTACTCCTGACCagtcaacatttttcaatgagCGGTTCCCGTCCATTATCGCCGCAAGTTGTAGAAATCGGCGGCATCCATATTCAGCCGGAAAAGGAAATTCCTTCG CGATTCAAAAGTGTTCTGGACAATTCACCACAAGGAGTCATTCTGATTAGCTGGGGATCACATTTGAATGCGTCCAGTATGCCGGCAAGTAAACTGGCTAGTATTCAAAGCGCATTGAAACGACTGAATTACCAAGTTATATGGAAATGGGAATTGGATGTGATGCCTCGCAAACCGAATAATGTCCTCATTTCACGATGGTTACCACAAAGAGATTTACTGT GTCACCCGAATGTACGATTATTCTGGTCGCATGGCGGGAATTTAG GTACAACGGAGTCGGTCTGGTGCGGAGTCCCAG CTCTCATCACACCATTTTACGGTGATCAATTTGTCAACTCTGCTTATCTGAAAAAGCGTGGAATGGCCGACACATTATTATATGAAGACCTAGATGAACCAGATAGAGTATATGATGCGTTACTGAAACTACTCAATCCTAG GTATGCAGAACGAGCCAAAATAGTATCCTCGAATCTGCGAAATCGTCCGATGACACCAAGTGAAACAGCCGTTTGGTGGATTCAGTACATTTTAGCGAATGGTAGTGAATTTATCAAATCACCCGCAACAGATATGTCGTGGTTTGTTTATTACTCGTTGGATGTTGTCTTTGTGTTAAGTTGCATATTTGTCCTTGCTGTTTATATTATTGTTCTGCCTCTGAAAGTATTGATTAAGCGAGCTAGCCGCTCTAAGGTTGATAGTAAGAAGAAAGACTGA